The window ATGATTATGGCCGAATTGGTGATGATGGTAAACCAAGAGAACTCCATTTAGAAAAAGCGTTATCTGTTTTAAATTTTCAAAAATCAAATGGGGAAGAAAAATTATCAAAACAAGTATTATGTTACCACCCTTTCCCACGTTATTTGTATACTTCAAATGATAAATTTAGACTTGAGTCTTGGGAATTTGACCAGGCACAAAACTTCACCTTTACCCCGTTAGCCGAGCCGTCTTGTTTTGGAATCTTTTTTACTGTATCGGGATCGGTATATTTTCCTGAACTGCAGCGGACCGTGGGTCCGAATGAAACATTTTTTATGACAGCTACGGGTTTCCAAGAAACCATCTCCGCTTACGCCGCTCCTGGCACAAAACTAGCCTTTATGTCGGCAGGGACAGATATGGTCAAATACCAATAAACATATCCATTTGGCAAAGTAAATTAAGGAAAAAAAACTTGGGCAGACTGTCTGATTCGAACTAAGGACAATGGATTCAGAACGAATCCAATCAAAATTTTCCTTCTATATTATAAATGAGATTAACTTGGCAATGGGATTCGATCGGTTTCCCCAGGTACTTTTGGAAATTCATCCTTTGCCCATCTCTCTTTTGCCTCTTCAATTGTGGATTGGTCTGTTGCAACAAAGTTCCAATACAAATGACGTTTTTCTTTGAGTGGTTCCCCACCAAGTAACATCAAACGGCTGTTTTGTTTGGCTTTAAAACTTACCTTTGTTCCTTTTTCAAAAAGAACCATCGATCCCATCGCATAAGACTGACCTTCCGATTCAATGGCACCCCTTGCGATGTAGAGACCTGCTTCTTCTTCCGAAGAGAGATTCCATTCGATAGGATCAGATTCCATTTTCAAATCAATGTCTGCATAAAAAAGAGGAGAGTGGACCACAGCCTTTGATTCTAAACCCAAAAACTTTCCACCTAACAAACGAAACGTGATACCGTTTCCTTTCCAAAGGGGTATTTCAGATTCAGACAAATGTTGGAAACTAGGATTGATCGCCTCTTTTTCTTTTGGTAAGGCAATCCAGGTTTGGATGCCCTCTAACACTTCGTATTTGGGGTCAAACTTGGACCGTTCACTGTGAACGATGCCATTCCCTGCCACCATCCAATTGGTTTCATTGGGGCGAATGTCCATCTCCACTGCCAAACTATCCCTATGTGTGATCACTCCATCGTATAAAAACGTAATGGTCGCAAGGCCGATATGCGGGTGTGCTCGGACAACCAGTTCCTCACCAGTCACCACAGGTACTGGACCAAAATGATCAAAAAAAACAAAGGGCCCCACTGAACGTTTCTCTAACGCTGGTAATACGCGCCGGATGATGAAATTGTCTCCTAAGTCCTTGGAATGTCCGATCAGTGATTTTGTCATTTGGATTTAGACTTCTTTTGTTTTGGATTTGTTAGTTTCTTTTTGGCAGATGGCTTCGATTTGGTTTTTGTTTGAGACTTGGCACTCGAATTCCGATTCGATTGAGAAGCTAACTTCGATTTGGATTTGGACTTTTGTTTCGATTCTAATTTCGTATTTCCCTTTGATTCCTCTACCTTTCCCACAAAAAGCCCGATGGCTTCTTTGCCCTTTGTCCAGTGCGCTTTGTCACGGGCATTGAAGTACATAATAAAAATATTCTCTGCTTCCGAATACTTCACATCACAAGCATACACATGGCTTGCCTTCCAACCTTTGCCAGTAGGACCAAGGATGGGGGTTTGGTTGATGCGATCAAAATGGATCCCATCTTCGCTTTGTAAAAATAAAATGGCCGAACAAGATTCTTTCCTGACTGGATTCCAAAAAATGCCATTTTGAAATCCTAAATACCTTCCCTTCCAAGGGATCACTTTGATGGAACCGGCTCCCAAATTACAAAAAGGATCCATATCACTTGGAGAAAGGATGGGCTCTGAAAAATAAGAAAAAGGACCGAGGGGAGAACTTGATTCCGCAACCGTAATGTATTTGGGTTCACAAAAACCACAGTCAGGAATCATCACAAGAGACGAAGAAAAGTACATTCGGTACTTGTCTCCAAATTTCAAGAGGCAAGGATTACTCACCGATTCTCCAAAGTTTGGATCTTTGTGAAAAGGAAACTTGGGTACAATGACAGTTTTTGGCGCCGACCAATGGACAAGATCTTTACTTGTTTTGACTTCTATATGTGATTTCCACTTGCGATAAGGAAACCAAGACATAAGTACATGTAAAAATTTATACCTTTCATAATATAGGTAGTAAGTTCCATCTTCGAAAAAAATAAAAGGACGCATCGCATTACGAACGATAGACTTCTTTTTTTTTCCAGCTGATTCCATCTTCTGATACATACTCTAACACACCGAAGATGTTATGAGCAAAAAGATGCCAGAGTCCATCTGGACAAGACTCTGGGAATAAAAAACTGGGATCTGCCAAGATAGGTGAAGGAAATCCTGGTTTGAGAATGGGATCGTCTTGGTAAAGTTGCCAATAGATATTTTGTTTGTTCAAATGAGAAAAAATCCTTATTTTTCTAAAACTTGTTTTAAATTGAAAAGGCCATCTTCAAAATCTTTACCAATCATTTCTTCAAAGTTCATAAATAGTAACATCAAATTAAATGGATAGGGCATCGATCCATCAAAACCCCAAATGATTTTGGATTTTTTGGGATCAAGGGAAGATACTTTCATATAACTTCTTTCTGTTCCTTCGAAAGGTTCGTAAAACCTAAGTTCGGTTTGCATTTCTAAAGCATCAGCATTGATCATTTTGATCTCTTGTTCTCCAACACCGACATCTTTCACTTGGCTTTCCCAACGCGAAACAAACCCCACGGTTCCGTCTTCCCCTTTGAAGATTTTTTTCATATCGGGATCACGTCTCGCCCAAACACTATACTGGTCTTGGTTTTTCAAAAGTCGTATGAATGCAAACACTTCATTTGCTGGTTTCCCAATGTCAATGGATCGTTCTACCTGGTAGGTAGAAGGTAAAAATATTGCCAACACTAGCGGGATGGCAATGACTCCAATAATTCCGATTGCGATTTTTTTGCCTAGATTCATAACTCGTAAATTTGGATCAAATTCAAAGGTTCGTCAATTGATTTAACCCCTGGGGCGTAAATTCCAGCTGAAAATCAATAGGAAAATTGCGATCAGAGTGGAAACCAAAATGGCACCAAGGGCCACATCCCAAGAGTAATGTGTCGAAAGGACAGCAAGTCCCTTCCCTTGGGCTGTTCGTCCAAGAGACCCAAACAGTCCAATAAATCCTGCTGCTGTACCAACTGCTTTTTTGGATGTAAAATCCATTCCTGCTACACCTAACAACATGACAGGTGGGTAAATAAATAAACCAATCAAACCAAACATCAAATAGTCGATCCAAATGTTCCCGGGTGGGTTGAGTAAAATTCCAACAAAAGCAAAAAATATAGGAATGATACAAAGTAAACTCACCATCCCACGACGACCGTCAAATTTATCGGATACCCAACCCATAAGTAAAGTGGATCCAATCCCTCCAAATTCCAAAATGAAAGTGGAGTAACCTCCTCCAAGTAAATCGGCACCCTTCGTTTCTTTTAAATAGGTTGGGCCCCAATCGATCAAACTGTACCGGATGATGTAGACAAAAAAATTGATAATCGCAAATAACCAAATGTATTTATTTAATAACACCTGTTCAACGATCAATTCCTTGGTGGTGAGTTCCTTTTCGTGGTCTTCTTTTTCTTCTGGAGGATAATCATTTCGATACACTTCTACTGGTGGAAGGCCTTCTGATTGTGGAGTGTCTACGAGCCGAAGGTATAAATAGATACTTCCCAACAGTGCGATGACACCTGGGACAAAAAAAGCATATTGCCAACCAAACTTGGCAGCAGAGTGGGAAGCGACTACTCCCACAATCCCACCTCCAATATTATGGGCAATATTCCAAAAGGCAAACGTTGTGCCCCTCTCTCGAACAGAATACCAATGCCCAAGGGAACGTCCACAAGGAGGCCAACCCATCCCTTGTACGAGTCCATTGGCACCCCATAAAAACAAATGGATCCAATAATGATTCGCAAATCCAAATGAAAAATTCAAAATGGCTGTCAGAAATAATCCAACGGCCATAAATTTTCTAGGATTGGAGCGATCAGACAAAGCTCCCATAAAAAATTTACCAATTCCATACGTGATGGCTGTGACAGCTAAAATGTCTCCTAAGTCAGATTTGGTATAGGACAATGCTTCTCCAATTTCTTTAGAGACAGGAGAAAAATTGTTACGAGTGAGGTAATAGACCGTATAACCAATGAAAGTTGATTCTAATATTTGGAATCTTAATTTAGGATAAAGAGATTGTATCTCTTGTTCTGATTTTTGTGGGATCGCAGGAGCAGGTGCGAACCACTGCCGAATGGACTTGTACATAAACTTGGAAATTGAAGTCTAATAGAGAGGAGTCAAGTGTATTCTTATGCAAACAGAAATTAGAAATGGATTTATTGCGACGATTGGAAATACACCTCTCATCCGCATTCGTTCCTTAAGTGAAGAAACAGGATGTGAAATCCTGGGAAAGGCGGAATTTTTAAACCCTGGTGGTTCTGTCAAAGACCGCGCAGCTCTTTACATCATTGAAGATGCGGAAAAAAGAGGCCTCTTAAAAAAAGGGGGAACCGTTGTGGAAGGGACGGCGGGCAATACAGGAATTGGTCTCACTCATATTTGTAATGCAAAAGGTTACAAATCCATCATTGTCATCCCCGAAACACAATCCAAAGAAAAAATTGAAATGTTACGCACGTTAGGTGCAGAAGTCATCTTAGTACCTGCAGTACCTTATGTTGATCCCGGAAATTATGTGCGTGTTTCGGAACGAATCGCAAAAGAAACACCCAATTCCCTTTGGGCAAACCAATTTGATAACCTTGCCAACAGGAATGCTCACTTTGAAACCACAGGTCCCGAAATTTGGAACCAAACCCAAGGAAAAATTGATGTCTGGACCACTTCGATTGGAACGGGAGGGACATACGCCGGAACCGCTCTTTATCTCAAATCAAAAAATCCAAATGTAAAATGCATTGTGGCAGATCCGTATGGTTCTGGAGTGTATTCATTTGTGAAAACTGGAACGATTACGATCGAAGGATCTTCCATCACAGAAGGGATCGGGCAAGGTCGCATCACAAAAAATATGGAAGGAATGCCTTCTGACGATGCCATTCGCATCCACGACAAACAAGCACTCGAAATCTTACAAAAGGTCCTCCGAGAGGATGGACTCTTTATGGGAGGAAGTGTCGGAATCAATTTGGCAGCCGCCTTCCAAATCGCAAAAGAGATAGGACCTGGACACACCATCGTGACTGTGTTATGTGACACAGGAACCAAATACCAATCCAAACTTTACAATCCTGATTTTTTGAAATCCAAGGGACTTTTGTGATGTGACGATGAGACAAAATTTGTCCAATTTTAGGCATCCAATGATTCCACTTGGCGACAAAAAAACTATCCATTCGAAAAGAACCAAAAACAATCATCAGATCTCGATCCTGAACTTTGTTCCAATTTCGATTGAGATAAGATCTCATTCTTACCGAAATTGAATCCATAATGATTAGGAGATCACACGAAATCGTGTCGTTTTTGCCAAAGGAAAAAAATTAGATTTTCTCTAGACGAAATGAATTCCCAATTGTTATACTTCGATAAGAATGAAGATGGAGAAAAAAGTTTTTTTTGACAAAGGGATACCTTTCCTATTTCAAAAACTCCTCCTAATCTGTTTCATCCTTCCCGCATTAGGTTGTTCCATTCCGACCATCAATCGTTCCTTTCTGGAAACATTTACCACCTTTCGTTTTTTGCAAACAAACACCCTATCTTATTCTGTGAGTTTCCAAGTTTCGGGACTTCTGGGAACAGGACTGCAAATGGAAAACAATGGAGATGTGATCGATGTAACAACAAACGGCTCTTATACGTTCACTAGAAAAATAGGCCCGGGGGCCACTTATAATGTTAAGGTCAAAACCCCACCTTCTTCTCCCATCCAAAACTGCGTCGTCTCATCTGGCCAAGGGACCGTCCTCAGTGGAAACATCGAAGGGATCCAGGTCGTCTGTGGGGATGCCCTTTACCTCATCAGTGGGACAGCGCCAGGACTTTTGGGCAATGGACTCCAATTACAAAATGTAACAGGTGCTGGTACCGATACCATCAATGTGAATAGCACCAGCTTTTCCTTCCCTCCCCTTCCCGCAGGAGAAACATATAACTTTAGTATCATAAGCCAACCCACAAACCCGAGCCAAACCTGTTCCATCACTTCACCTGGAGTGACTGCAGGAACCATGACTGCGACTCCCATCACTGCCACCATCACCTGCACAACCAACTCGTTTGTTGTGAACGCACAAGTGATTGGGATTTTAGGAACACTCAGCGTAGGAAATGAACTCAAACTGACGTTAGATGGCTCGAATACGGTCAATGTAACCGCGGACGGAACCTTTGCCTTTCCTGGAACCTATCTCAGTGGCGGAATCTTTTCCGTAACCATTGATAACCCAGGTGGTGTCATCACAACGGGAGTCTGTACACTCGTATCCAGTTCTGTGACAGTTGGTAATGCAGCCACAACCTTTGCGGTCAATTGTTCCAATGCCTTTTTAGTAGGAGGAACGGTTTCTAGTCCTGGTGGGACCACAACCAGTGTACTGGGAGGAGCCGTCACTTTGGATTTGGTTCATACAGGGGGAAGTCCTGCATTTCCCACCCAGTCTGTGACGGTCAACCCTGGCATAGGAACATTCACGTTTGGGAGTACGATACCTGGAGGTGTGGATTATCAAATTGTAGTTTCGGCAAATCCACCTAACCAAACCTGTACGATCACAACAGGTGCTACTCATTCTGGCATTGTTTCCAATATGTCCAATGCGGTTCTCGATTGTAGTTTGACCTTACCTAGTTTTTCACCCGTGACTGGTTCTGTTTTTAATGATGATGGAACGGTCACAATCTCGAGTTTGATCCCTGGTTCCGAATACCGTTTTACTTTGGGAAATGGTGGGCAAGCAGATCCTACCTGTGCTACCGGAACCATGACTACGACAACGGTTTCCATTACGGACAATGCCCAAGCAGTCATCAAGGCCATTCATTGTAAGGTCGGATGGGTTCCCTCACAAGTGGTCACATCTTCCTATACATTAAAGGTCGCTACACCAACTCCCAGTTTGGCGACTGGTTCTTTTTTGGATTCAGGGCAGGCAATCAGTTTTACCACAACCACGACAGGTGGTACCTGGATTTGTCACACATCAGCTGCTGGTGTTCCAACCGATCCCGATTGTGGTTTTGCAGCGAGTACATGTAATACGGGAGTAATTGGGAATTATATCTTTCCCACTCCAGGTGTATCCGAAAACGTAAAAGCCAGAATGTGTAAGGTAGGTTTTGCACAAAGTGACATACTCAGCCTCAATTACCAACCGAATGTATACACAGTGGGCGGAACCATTAATTTACTCACAACTCCCTTTGGAGCTGGAACCTTTGTTTTGCAAAACAATGCTGGGGATGATCTAACCATCGCAAGTAACGGAACTTTTACCTTTAATACAGCACTTCCCACGGGAACGAACTATTCGGTTTCCATTCTTTATGCGCCACAAAATCCATGGCAAACTTGCAACATATCATCTGCATCTGGTACTGTTACGAATACCCCTGTCACAAGTGTTGCCATCACTTGTTCCGTTGACCAATATAATATGAGTGGAACTGTTACCAGTTCTGTAAATTTGCCGAGTGGTTTAACGATTACCAATAGCATTGATTCTATCAATGTGCCCGCTGGCGCCTCGTCCACTGCCATAACATTCGCAACACCAATTTCCAGTGGAACAGGATACGAAATCCAAATCACACAAGAACCACCTGGATTTGTTTGTGCAGTCCAATCGGATGTAACTGGCACTATGTTAGGTGCCAATATCACAAATGTTGCGGTCAACTGTGTCGCCGGGCATCGATATGGAAATGCCATTGGTCCCAAAAAACAAGCACCTGTCCAAATCCACTACCTTCGTGGAGAAGTGGCAACAGCTGCAGGACAATTGGGAAGTGGTGCAAGTGACGGATTAGCCGCCACATCATCGTTTAACGATATCAGTGGCATTACTTTTGATGGAACGAAAGGTTATATCGTCGACTCAGGAAATCATAAAATCCGAGTGTTTAACCCGATGACGAGTTCTGTTTCCTCCCTAGTGGGGAATGGTGCGGCAGGAAATACTGTTGGGTCTGGAGTGAGTGGGTCATTCAATCTTCCCAAAGGGATTACCACTGATGGAACGTATTTGTATGTTACGGAAACTCTTGGAAATCGAATTAAACGAATTTTGATCAGCACAGGTTATGCGGAAACATTGGCGGGAGACGATTCAGTTCTTTCACCACCTAACGCATTCGCTGATTCGCCAGATCCACTAGTTGCACGTTTTGCTTCCCCTGCGGGGATTGTCATCGATGATAACAAACTTTACATCGCTGATCGAAATAACTCCTCCATTCGTGTGATCAAATTGAGTAACCGAGAAGTCACAACCTTAGTCAGTGGCGGAGATATTAGTTTTCCGGAAGGAATTACCATCATCGGTGATTATCTTTATGCTACGAATGTAGGGACACAAAATATCACTAAAACTCATAAAGTAACAGGTGCAACAACGATTCTTTGTGGAAATTCGAACAATGGGTATATCGATGCGGTTGGTAGCGATGCCTCCTTCCACCTTCCCCAAGGAATCACGTCCGATGGTATTTTTTTATACATAGCGGATTATGGAAACCATCGCGTCCGGAGGGTCAATAGCCTAACTGCAGAAGTGATTACAGTTGCAGGTTCAGGAAACACGGGACTGACTGATGGTATTGGCGCTGCTTCCAATATCGAGTTTCCCAAATACATTTCTAATTTGGGAGAAGTGATTGTATTTGGTACTGTCCATACGTTAAGAACCATAAATTCAAACAAATTGACCGCCTTTTATCCGTTAAATGGATCTACTTTCAATTTTTTAAATAGCCAATTCATCACACCAGTGGGAAGTCCTACATTTGCCAATGGACGATTTGGTGAAGTGGTGGGTGCTGCCAGTCTTTCAATTGGAAACGCAGGCTCAGCACCTTCTCCTAGTTCTTCGGTCAATAAAGTGACATTATCGAGTTGGTTTCTCTGGGATGGGACAAGTCCAGGAATTGGAAAGGTAATTTTTTATCATGGTGATTTCACAAGTAATGGTCATGGACTCTTCATTGATGCCAACCAACAGCTTGCGATTCACCGAGGTGGCTTTACCCCCACTCCCGCCCACATCACTGTGATCCCAAACCAATGGACCCATGTGGCACTCACTGTTGATAGTAACGATGTGTACAAAGTGTACGTAAATGGAAATTTAGTTCACCAACAAACCAAACCAACCAATCCAGTTGCTGGTAATCTCACTATTGGTGTTTCTTCTGCTGGAACATTCTTTTTTCCAGGCCGAATTGCCGATATAAGATTTTATGAAAGGGAATTAAACGACGCGGAAGTCAACGACTTAGCCAAAAATGCTGACAGTGGGCTAGTTGGTAATTCATTTGCTTCGAGACCCATTCCGTTGGCCGCGCATTTTCCCTTCCATGGTGATGCCACTTCCAGAGGTCCCGTGGGAGGCAATCTTTCATTTTCTGGCCCTCTCGCCTACTATGCGACTGGTATTGATAAATCTACGAATGAAGCAGTACGAATTGTTGCTGGTTCAGGTGACTATTTATTAGGTTCTGAAGCTGGCCTTCCTCATGGCAACCAACCACGTAGCATCTGTGTATGGGTGAACCCTGAACGTTATCCAAATATGGGAGACAATGCTCCCATCATTACCTATGGTACCCCTGGTCCAGGTACAGAATTCATTTTAAATATGTACCGCGCATCTCCCTCTGGTGATCTCAAACTTCGGTTTGGTGGTCTTGGCGGAGGCGAAGTGTATCCAAATTACATTCTCCCACTCAATCGATGGTCACATATCTGTGGGACATTTGATGGAAATTTTGGATGGTTGTATGTTGACGGTGTGGAGGTGGGAGGTCCAACAAATATCGGTGGTTCGGTCAACACAACCACAGGAACTGGATTGTATGTAGGTCGAATGGTATCCTTTCCTTCTCATTCCTTTGGTGGGAAAGTAGATGAGATTAAAATTTATTCCAAAGCACTCACAGCAAAAGAAGTGAGAATCCTTTCTGCCCAAATCCCAGATGGATTGGTAGCTCGTTATGATTTTAACAAAGATTTCCAAGATGTGAGTGGATTTGGTAATCTAACTACGAATGTTGGTGCCTCGCTAGTCACAGACAAATATGGGAACTCTATTTCAGCATTGAACACAAATGGAAGTACTTACTTAAACATAAACACGACCACGTCCTCTTTACCAAAAGGTACACAACCTCGCACCGTTTGTGTCCAATACAAATCAGGAGCACTCAACCCAGGAACGATGCTCAGCATCGGACCAAATGTTACGGATCGAATGATTGCGTTAGGTGCAGGACTCACAAATTCCAAGGGTAGGTTCAAGAATCTAATGCAACAAAACCCGATAATGTAAATCGGAGAAAAAATGGAAAAATACTCTAGAATTAGTCCGAAGGAAAGGGAAACCTTGTCCGTGTTGATTCATCAAGGATACTCTCAAGGTGCGATTGCAGAAATGATGGGTCGTCACCGATCTACAATTAGTAGAGAATTAGAAAAAGGAAAAATTTCCGATAGATATTATCAATACTCCGCAATTATTTCTGGGTATAAATCAAGAATGGCTGCCTCATCTAGAAAGCTTGGAAAAAGTAAATTATTAACTAACAACAAGTTGTATAGGGAGTTTAAAAATCGTCTTGAACTCAAATGGTCACCAGTACAAATATCAAAAAATCTAGCTCGTTCGTTTCCAAATGAAAAATATATGAATATTTCTCACCAATCAATTTATACCTTTATCTATTTGCTTCCGAGAGGAGAGCTTAAAAAAGAAATCAATACTTACCTTAGAAGAAAAGGCAAAAAAGCTAAACCTGCGGGAATCAAGGCCAATATAGGTAAAATTCCAGATATGATCAGCATTGAAGAACGACCAAAGGAAGTCGCTGATAGGTCTGTTCCAGGTCATTGGGAAGGCGATTTACTCATAGGAAATAACCATTCAAGTGCTCTTGGTACAATTGTAGAAAGAGTTACAAGAACTGTCATACTAGTACCTTTGAAAGCCATGGATGCTGAATCTGTCAGAAAGGCCTTTGAACAAGAGTTAAAACAGTTTCCAAAACAATTAAAACTTTCTATGACTTATGACCAAGGAAAAGAAATGTCAGAACATAGATTATTTACTAAAAATACAAAAATGAAAGTTTATTTCTGTCATCCAGCTTCTCCATGGGAAAGGGGAACATGTGAAAATACTAATATGCTTATCAGAGACTTCTTTCCAAAGGGAACTGACTTTTCAAAACTCAAAAAAAGCCAAATTAAAAAGGTTCAAACTTTACTCAATCAAAGACCTAGAAAAACTTTGAATTGGAATACACCTGAAGAAGAAATACGGGCGCTGGTGCGCTAGATTCTTGAACCTACCAAGTATTTTTTTTCCGGTTTTGCAAATGATGTGGAAGAATTTTATTATAACCATGAAAATCTTTGGCACTACCTTTGTGGAGTGTATGAAGGGCCTGGAGGAGGTTTTGCCGCAACCCTTTACCATAATGGTGTCAAACTAATCACTCAAACAAAAAGTACATGGGATGCAGATCCAAACCTCTTTACCATTGGCATTCGATCCGATCTTTTGAGTGGTTTTAATGGCCAATTGGATGAAGTTTTGGTTTATAACCGAGCTTTAAGCTTAAATGAAATCCAAGCCATGTCAGGTTATGATCCGAAACAAGTGACCACTTGGAATTCAAATCCAGCCACAAGTAGTTTGAAACTCCACCTAAGTGCTGATAGCTTTTCAAATTTAACAAATTTTACCCCGATCACCACTTGGCATGATCGAAGTGGAAATGCTGCTTCTTTTTTTTCAGGAGGCACACCACCAACTTATAACAACGCAGGATTCAATGGCAAACCAACGGTAAACTTTAACGCAGGCAATTCTGAATACTTGTTCCGGGGGAGTGCAGCAGGCATTCCTTCCAATAGTTCAACAATCTTTTTTGCCTTTACTAGAACCTCTAATGCAAACGGAACATTATTTGAATCGGCAACGCCAGGAGTTTCTTATTACTTTGATGGTGATTTTGTCAGAATGGCAAAACCATCAGAAGGAATTGTAGGCTCTAGTACAATCCAACTCAACAATTTGAACTTTCCCTATTTAATCGCGGCAGAACAACTGACAGGAGTTAGTTTTGGATTTTTTTCAAGCGGATTCAGTGCCAGTACGACAACTGATGCCAGTAGAACGTATTCTCAAAACAATCTCTACCTAGGTACTAACTCAACCACTTCTAGTTTTTTCCCAGGCAATGTGAGTGAAGTTTTGTATTACAATGTGAGTCTTTCAAATGTAGGAAGGAATATTGTGTTTTGTTATCTATCTCAAAAGTACAATTTAGATTTAACAGCCGCATCGGTGTACTGCGATTGAAAGAGATTGATTGCAAACGAAGGTTTTTATTTCGGATTTATCCTTTTTTGGTGTTCTGCCTTTTTTGCATCCATTGTTCTACAGAAAATCAACCTACAAAAAAAGAACCTCCTCCCCCCCAAGCGATCACCGTTCCCCTGCCTGAGGCTATGTACATTCAAAATGGATGTATATCCTGCCATGGTCCAGAAGGAAATGGTCGAGGAACTCACACTCATTTACTGAAAGGCGCTCAAATACCCAATTTCCAAGATGTTTCCACATATGTAAACGGATCTTCTAAAGAAGCCATTATGAAAAGCATTCAAAATGGAATCCCAGGAACCTACATGAAAGCATATTCGCATATGCGAAAACATGAAATTGAAGCACTCGCTGGCTATATTCAAAAGATGCAAAAAAACCGAAGGTAATTTTGATTTTTAATCAATGGATTGGAACGCTTACATAAACATGGTTAGCGGCCGAGGTTCATCAAATTGGAAAATAATTCGCAGGAACTCAAAGCTCCCAATTCACATGCATCATCCAATTCCTGCAATGCAAATGAAATTTGTTCCACCTGTTTTGTTTTCAATCGAGTTTGAGCGCTAAACTCTAACTCTTTTGCCTTATTCATTTGTTCACTGGCAGAAGAAAATTTCCAAGGTGATATTCTTTTTTC of the Leptospira biflexa serovar Patoc strain 'Patoc 1 (Paris)' genome contains:
- a CDS encoding LamG-like jellyroll fold domain-containing protein, which codes for MEEFYYNHENLWHYLCGVYEGPGGGFAATLYHNGVKLITQTKSTWDADPNLFTIGIRSDLLSGFNGQLDEVLVYNRALSLNEIQAMSGYDPKQVTTWNSNPATSSLKLHLSADSFSNLTNFTPITTWHDRSGNAASFFSGGTPPTYNNAGFNGKPTVNFNAGNSEYLFRGSAAGIPSNSSTIFFAFTRTSNANGTLFESATPGVSYYFDGDFVRMAKPSEGIVGSSTIQLNNLNFPYLIAAEQLTGVSFGFFSSGFSASTTTDASRTYSQNNLYLGTNSTTSSFFPGNVSEVLYYNVSLSNVGRNIVFCYLSQKYNLDLTAASVYCD
- a CDS encoding IS30-like element ISLbi2 family transposase, which encodes MEKYSRISPKERETLSVLIHQGYSQGAIAEMMGRHRSTISRELEKGKISDRYYQYSAIISGYKSRMAASSRKLGKSKLLTNNKLYREFKNRLELKWSPVQISKNLARSFPNEKYMNISHQSIYTFIYLLPRGELKKEINTYLRRKGKKAKPAGIKANIGKIPDMISIEERPKEVADRSVPGHWEGDLLIGNNHSSALGTIVERVTRTVILVPLKAMDAESVRKAFEQELKQFPKQLKLSMTYDQGKEMSEHRLFTKNTKMKVYFCHPASPWERGTCENTNMLIRDFFPKGTDFSKLKKSQIKKVQTLLNQRPRKTLNWNTPEEEIRALVR
- a CDS encoding c-type cytochrome, with amino-acid sequence MKEIDCKRRFLFRIYPFLVFCLFCIHCSTENQPTKKEPPPPQAITVPLPEAMYIQNGCISCHGPEGNGRGTHTHLLKGAQIPNFQDVSTYVNGSSKEAIMKSIQNGIPGTYMKAYSHMRKHEIEALAGYIQKMQKNRR
- a CDS encoding LamG-like jellyroll fold domain-containing protein; the protein is MEKKVFFDKGIPFLFQKLLLICFILPALGCSIPTINRSFLETFTTFRFLQTNTLSYSVSFQVSGLLGTGLQMENNGDVIDVTTNGSYTFTRKIGPGATYNVKVKTPPSSPIQNCVVSSGQGTVLSGNIEGIQVVCGDALYLISGTAPGLLGNGLQLQNVTGAGTDTINVNSTSFSFPPLPAGETYNFSIISQPTNPSQTCSITSPGVTAGTMTATPITATITCTTNSFVVNAQVIGILGTLSVGNELKLTLDGSNTVNVTADGTFAFPGTYLSGGIFSVTIDNPGGVITTGVCTLVSSSVTVGNAATTFAVNCSNAFLVGGTVSSPGGTTTSVLGGAVTLDLVHTGGSPAFPTQSVTVNPGIGTFTFGSTIPGGVDYQIVVSANPPNQTCTITTGATHSGIVSNMSNAVLDCSLTLPSFSPVTGSVFNDDGTVTISSLIPGSEYRFTLGNGGQADPTCATGTMTTTTVSITDNAQAVIKAIHCKVGWVPSQVVTSSYTLKVATPTPSLATGSFLDSGQAISFTTTTTGGTWICHTSAAGVPTDPDCGFAASTCNTGVIGNYIFPTPGVSENVKARMCKVGFAQSDILSLNYQPNVYTVGGTINLLTTPFGAGTFVLQNNAGDDLTIASNGTFTFNTALPTGTNYSVSILYAPQNPWQTCNISSASGTVTNTPVTSVAITCSVDQYNMSGTVTSSVNLPSGLTITNSIDSINVPAGASSTAITFATPISSGTGYEIQITQEPPGFVCAVQSDVTGTMLGANITNVAVNCVAGHRYGNAIGPKKQAPVQIHYLRGEVATAAGQLGSGASDGLAATSSFNDISGITFDGTKGYIVDSGNHKIRVFNPMTSSVSSLVGNGAAGNTVGSGVSGSFNLPKGITTDGTYLYVTETLGNRIKRILISTGYAETLAGDDSVLSPPNAFADSPDPLVARFASPAGIVIDDNKLYIADRNNSSIRVIKLSNREVTTLVSGGDISFPEGITIIGDYLYATNVGTQNITKTHKVTGATTILCGNSNNGYIDAVGSDASFHLPQGITSDGIFLYIADYGNHRVRRVNSLTAEVITVAGSGNTGLTDGIGAASNIEFPKYISNLGEVIVFGTVHTLRTINSNKLTAFYPLNGSTFNFLNSQFITPVGSPTFANGRFGEVVGAASLSIGNAGSAPSPSSSVNKVTLSSWFLWDGTSPGIGKVIFYHGDFTSNGHGLFIDANQQLAIHRGGFTPTPAHITVIPNQWTHVALTVDSNDVYKVYVNGNLVHQQTKPTNPVAGNLTIGVSSAGTFFFPGRIADIRFYERELNDAEVNDLAKNADSGLVGNSFASRPIPLAAHFPFHGDATSRGPVGGNLSFSGPLAYYATGIDKSTNEAVRIVAGSGDYLLGSEAGLPHGNQPRSICVWVNPERYPNMGDNAPIITYGTPGPGTEFILNMYRASPSGDLKLRFGGLGGGEVYPNYILPLNRWSHICGTFDGNFGWLYVDGVEVGGPTNIGGSVNTTTGTGLYVGRMVSFPSHSFGGKVDEIKIYSKALTAKEVRILSAQIPDGLVARYDFNKDFQDVSGFGNLTTNVGASLVTDKYGNSISALNTNGSTYLNINTTTSSLPKGTQPRTVCVQYKSGALNPGTMLSIGPNVTDRMIALGAGLTNSKGRFKNLMQQNPIM